A part of Oncorhynchus gorbuscha isolate QuinsamMale2020 ecotype Even-year linkage group LG09, OgorEven_v1.0, whole genome shotgun sequence genomic DNA contains:
- the LOC124043465 gene encoding peroxisomal membrane protein 11B-like, with amino-acid sequence MDSWVRFSSQSQAKERVFRAAQYACTLLGYTLQKGGSGVQLLKMVKQLETHMSLTRKLIRLGNSAEAVEAAKRAVHLSDSVLRLCLTVAHLNKAMYFACDNVLWAGKVGLLPKLDQDKWSQRSFRYYLFALMLNLTRDAYEIRLLMEREARTSHGGSNATWTSSPSPENGDLSHPHPSSSSFPVAILPLLSERFGRQFHLLGTVLRSNPPLLLDLLKNACDVFIPLDRLGIYPTGQGFVGACGLASSVLSILTIVHPWLKLKP; translated from the exons ATGGACTCTTGGGTTCGATTCAGCTCGCAGAGCCAAGCCAAGGAGCGCGTTTTCAG GGCTGCACAATATGCCTGTACGTTGCTAGGCTACACTCTCCAGAAGGGTGGGTCAGGCGTTCAGCTCCTGAAGATGGTGAAACAACTGGAAACGCATATGAGCCTAACAAGGAAGT tGATTCGTCTGGGGAACTCTGCAGAGGCTGTGGAGGCAGCGAAGCGTGCGGTGCACCTCTCAGACAGCGTGCTACGTCTCTGCCTGACCGTGGCCCACCTCAACAAGGCCATGTACTTCGCCTGTGACAATGTGCTGTGGGCTGGCAAGGTGGGCCTCCTGCCCAAACTGGACCAGGACAAGTGGAGCCAGAGATCCTTCAG GTACTACCTCTTTGCTCTCATGCTCAATCTAACCCGGGATGCCTACGAGATCCGCCTGCTTATGGAGCGTGAGGCCCGCACCTCTCACGGGGGGTCAAATGCTACCTggacctcctctccatcccctgaGAACGGAGacctctcccacccccacccctcttcctcctccttccctgtgGCCATATTACCCCTTCTGTCTGAACGCTTCGGCAGACAGTTCCACCTGCTGGGGACGGTGCTGCGCAGCAACCCACCACTGCTGCTGGACCTGCTGAAGAATGCATGCGATGTGTTTATCCCACTGGACCGGCTGGGCATCTACCCTACCGGCCAGGGCTTCGTGGGGGCCTGCGGCCTGGCCtcatctgttctctccatcctcacCATCGTCCACCCCTGGCTCAAGCTCAAACCGTGA